A segment of the Halococcus hamelinensis 100A6 genome:
CGAAACCCCCACCAGTCGTCCCCGAACCATGGAGACGACCCGGCATTTCACCGCCACCGTGTACCTCGTCAACGACGGCGCGGCCGCGCTCCACCACCACCCAAAACTCGGGATCCGAATCCCACCGGGTGGACACGTCGACCGCGACGAACTCCCGCACGAGACCGCGATCCGGGAGGTCTACGAGGAGACGGGCTACGAGGTCGAACTGCTCGGCGACGCCCCTGCGGTCGACGCGCCGGACGGTCGCGCGCTCCCGACGCCGCGCTACCAGCTATGCTACGACATCGACGTGGGTCCCGAGGGCGTCTACCATCAGCACATCGACCAAGTCTACTTCGCGCGGGTTCCTCACCGCGAGATCGCCCCCGCCGGTGACGACGAACC
Coding sequences within it:
- a CDS encoding NUDIX hydrolase translates to METTRHFTATVYLVNDGAAALHHHPKLGIRIPPGGHVDRDELPHETAIREVYEETGYEVELLGDAPAVDAPDGRALPTPRYQLCYDIDVGPEGVYHQHIDQVYFARVPHREIAPAGDDEPGPEAWDWYAPTDLDAEAESDSLGRDTIRIAKEAVAAAERADRTRRRK